A genomic stretch from Neomonachus schauinslandi chromosome 16, ASM220157v2, whole genome shotgun sequence includes:
- the FUT1 gene encoding galactoside alpha-(1,2)-fucosyltransferase 1 translates to MEGRSAEPWDLEFGVPGAGGCGLHLRTARSSPAKPTADLPSARSSATWAPSRRQLCLTFLLVCVLSAVFFLHIHQDLFHSGLDLTALCPDRRLLTPPVAIFCLSGSPMAPNTSFPCLKAPASLSGIWTIYPDGRFGNQMGQYATLLALAQLNGRQAFILPAMHAALAPVFRITLPVLAPEVDGHTPWQELQLHDWMSEDYAHLEDAFLKLTGFPCSWTFFHHLRAQIRREFTLHEHLRQEAQGLLSQLRLGRTGGRPRTFVGVHVRRGDYLQVMPHRWKGVVGDRAYLQQAMDWFRARHEAPIFVVVSNGMGWCRENIDASRGDVIFAGDGQEGSPGKDFALLTQCNHTIMTIGTFGFWAAYLAGGDTVYLANFTLPNSNFLKIFKPEAAFLPEWVGINADLSALQSLAGP, encoded by the exons ATGGAGGGGAGGTCTGCTGAACCTTGGGACCTGGAGTTCGGGGTTCCGGGGGCGGGCGGATGTGGGCTGCACTTGAGGACGGCGCGCTCCAGCCCCGCCAAGCCGACTGCGGATCTGCCATCCGCCAGGAGCTCAG CCACGTGGGCCCCCAGCCGTCGGCAGCTCTGTCTGACCTTCCTGCTAGTCTGTGTTCTTTCAGCCGTCTTCTTCCTCCACATCCACCAAGACCTGTTTCACAGTGGCCTAGACCTCACTGCCCTGTGTCCAGACCGCCGCCTCCTGACACCCCCCGTGGCCATCTTCTGCCTGTCGGGCTCACCGATGGCCCCCAACACCTCCTTTCCCTGTCTCaaggcccctgcctccctctcaggAATCTGGACTATCTACCCAGACGGCCGCTTCGGTAACCAGATGGGGCAGTATGCCACGCTGCTGGCCCTGGCCCAGCTCAACGGTCGCCAGGCGTTCATCCTGCCCGCCATGCATGCCGCCCTCGCCCCCGTGTTCCGCATCACCCTGCCCGTGCTGGCCCCCGAGGTGGACGGCCACACGCCATGGCAGGAGCTGCAGCTGCATGACTGGATGTCGGAGGACTATGCCCACTTGGAGGATGCCTTTCTGAAGCTCACGGGCTTCCCCTGCTCCTGGACCTTCTTCCACCATCTCCGTGCCCAGATCCGCCGCGAGTTCACCTTGCACGAACACCTGCGGCAGGAGGCCCAGGGTCTACTGAGCCAGCTCCGCTTGGGCCGCACGGGGGGCCGTCCTCGCACCTTTGTGGGTGTCCACGTGCGCCGGGGGGACTACCTGCAGGTCATGCCCCATCGCTGGAAGGGTGTGGTGGGCGATCGCGCTTACCTCCAGCAGGCTATGGACTGGTTCCGGGCCCGGCACGAAGCCCCCATCTTTGTGGTCGTCAGCAACGGCATGGGCTGGTGTCGGGAGAACATTGACGCCTCCCGGGGGGATGTGATCTTTGCTGGCGACGGGCAGGAGGGCTCGCCAGGGAAGGACTTCGCGCTGCTCACGCAGTGCAACCACACCATCATGACCATTGGGACCTTTGGTTTCTGGGCTGCCTACCTGGCCGGTGGAGACACTGTCTACCTGGCCAACTTCACCCTGCCGAACTCCAACTTCCTTAAGATCTTTAAGCCCGAGGCCGCCTTCCTGCCCGAGTGGGTGGGTATTAATGCGGACTTGTCTGCACTCCAGTCGCTGGCAGGGCCTTGA